A genomic window from Cupriavidus basilensis includes:
- a CDS encoding DUF3734 domain-containing protein, whose amino-acid sequence MAQRKGTPKQAVKGAVAAVVANPAAPTPEREAPKPEALREPEPNLLPPGGCAPPDLAPEGAGRTRPVHHEYTVRALVLQGGGALGSYQAGVYQGLAEAGIQPNWVAGISIGALNAAVIAGNAPERRVEQLRAFWDYICQQPWLPSLLPYEVAAQGAAHWPDPLRIWFDGIEAARAIFEGQRGFFQPRAWPSLVERQCGPANASYYDTSPLKDTLERFADFDRINSQHDEMRVSVGAVNVRTGNFAYFDNTRRKLRAEHFMASGALPPGFPAVEIDGEFYWDGGLVSNTPLSEVLTAQPRRDALIFQVDLWSARGKLPHNLLDVAERQKDIQYSSRTRTITDYMSEQQNYRRMLSEVMALVPQAQRDNDWYRKAAEYACDARRNVIQLIYRDKTFEGNAKDYQFGLLTMNEHWTSGLDDIRETLKHPEWLAMPTHEKPFVTHDIHRGNGHA is encoded by the coding sequence CCAACCTCCTGCCTCCCGGCGGCTGCGCGCCGCCGGACCTCGCGCCCGAGGGCGCCGGCCGCACGCGGCCGGTTCACCATGAGTACACGGTCAGGGCTTTGGTGCTGCAGGGCGGTGGCGCGCTCGGCTCGTATCAGGCGGGCGTGTACCAGGGGCTGGCGGAGGCGGGCATCCAGCCTAACTGGGTGGCCGGGATTTCAATCGGCGCGCTGAATGCAGCCGTGATCGCGGGCAATGCGCCTGAGCGCAGGGTCGAGCAGTTGCGTGCATTCTGGGACTACATCTGCCAGCAGCCCTGGCTGCCCAGCCTGCTGCCTTACGAGGTGGCCGCACAGGGCGCTGCGCACTGGCCCGATCCGCTGCGCATCTGGTTCGACGGCATCGAGGCCGCGCGCGCCATCTTCGAGGGACAGCGGGGCTTCTTCCAGCCTCGTGCGTGGCCCAGCCTGGTGGAGCGCCAGTGCGGCCCCGCCAATGCCAGCTATTACGATACAAGCCCGCTCAAGGACACGCTGGAGCGCTTTGCCGATTTTGACCGCATCAACTCGCAACATGACGAGATGCGCGTGTCGGTGGGCGCCGTGAATGTGCGGACCGGCAATTTCGCTTATTTCGACAACACGCGACGCAAGCTGCGCGCCGAGCATTTCATGGCCTCCGGCGCTTTGCCGCCCGGCTTTCCCGCGGTGGAGATCGATGGCGAGTTCTATTGGGATGGCGGCCTGGTGTCCAACACGCCGCTGTCGGAAGTGCTGACAGCCCAGCCCCGGCGCGACGCGCTGATCTTCCAGGTGGACCTGTGGAGCGCGCGGGGCAAGCTGCCGCACAACCTGCTGGATGTGGCCGAGCGGCAGAAAGACATCCAGTATTCCAGCCGTACGCGCACCATCACGGACTACATGAGCGAGCAGCAGAACTACCGGCGCATGCTGAGCGAGGTGATGGCGCTGGTGCCGCAGGCGCAGCGTGACAATGACTGGTACCGCAAGGCGGCGGAGTATGCATGCGATGCGCGCCGCAACGTGATCCAGCTGATCTATCGCGACAAGACCTTTGAAGGCAACGCCAAGGATTATCAGTTTGGCTTGCTGACGATGAACGAGCACTGGACCAGCGGGCTGGACGACATCCGGGAAACGCTGAAGCATCCTGAGTGGCTGGCCATGCCGACGCACGAGAAGCCGTTTGTCACGCACGACATCCATCGCGGCAACGGGCATGCCTGA
- a CDS encoding polyphosphate kinase 2 family protein: MPLADFRITSGKNFSLADFNPDAKPFSSGDKVADQARLTELSAQLDAQQDIFYAEHQRKLLIVLQGMDTSGKDGTVRGVFRSFDPLGIRVVSFKSPTAEELAHDYLWRIHAQVPRAGEIVVFNRSHYEDVLITRVHEWIDEAECERRYKQLRAFETMLLETGTTIVKCFLHISKDEQKARLEARLADPQKQWKFDPKDLEERQYWKNYETAYTAAIAATSTPEAPWYVVPANSKTHRNLMVAEILMAVFEKLKPAYPPGKPALAKLKVA, encoded by the coding sequence ATGCCGCTCGCCGATTTCCGCATCACCTCGGGCAAGAACTTCAGCCTGGCCGACTTCAATCCCGACGCCAAGCCGTTCTCCAGCGGCGACAAGGTCGCCGACCAGGCCCGCCTCACCGAATTGAGCGCCCAGCTCGACGCGCAGCAGGACATCTTCTATGCCGAGCACCAGCGCAAGCTGCTGATCGTGCTGCAAGGCATGGACACGAGCGGCAAGGATGGCACCGTGCGCGGCGTCTTTCGCAGCTTCGACCCGCTCGGCATCCGCGTCGTCAGCTTCAAATCCCCCACCGCCGAGGAACTCGCGCACGACTACCTGTGGCGCATCCATGCCCAGGTGCCGCGCGCCGGCGAGATCGTGGTCTTCAACCGCAGCCACTACGAAGACGTGCTGATCACGCGAGTGCACGAGTGGATCGACGAAGCCGAATGCGAGCGCCGCTACAAGCAGCTACGGGCCTTCGAGACGATGCTGCTGGAAACCGGCACCACCATCGTCAAGTGCTTCCTGCATATTTCCAAGGACGAGCAGAAGGCCCGGCTGGAAGCGCGGCTGGCGGATCCGCAGAAGCAGTGGAAGTTCGACCCGAAGGATCTGGAAGAGCGGCAGTACTGGAAAAACTACGAGACCGCCTATACGGCCGCCATTGCCGCGACCAGCACGCCGGAAGCACCGTGGTATGTCGTGCCCGCGAATTCGAAGACGCACCGGAACCTGATGGTGGCGGAGATCCTGATGGCGGTCTTCGAGAAGTTGAAGCCGGCGTATCCGCCGGGAAAGCCGGCCCTGGCGAAGCTGAAGGTGGCCTGA
- the dapF gene encoding diaminopimelate epimerase — MKLQFTKMHGAGNDFVVLDGIHQTLNLTPAQWRALASRHFGVGADQILVVEKPTRDDVDFRYRIFNADGGEVEHCGNGARCFVRFVTDHGLTDKRSVRVQVMNGVITLTLQDDGQVTVDMGAPELEPARVPFRPEGLPAKAEGRDTLYGLEVNGRTGWISAVSMGNPHAVQVVDNTEAFPVLQDGPIIEHHASFPNRVNAGFMQVVERHTIRLRVFERGAGETLACGTGACAAVVAGIRRGLLDSPVLVHTHGGDLTIAWDGEGESVRMTGPATTVFEGSIDLDRLPA; from the coding sequence ATGAAACTCCAGTTCACCAAGATGCACGGCGCCGGCAACGACTTCGTCGTGCTTGACGGCATCCACCAGACCCTGAACCTGACCCCGGCGCAGTGGCGCGCGCTCGCCAGCCGGCATTTCGGCGTGGGCGCCGACCAGATCCTGGTGGTCGAGAAACCCACCCGTGACGACGTCGACTTCCGCTACCGCATCTTCAACGCCGACGGCGGCGAAGTGGAGCACTGCGGCAATGGCGCGCGCTGCTTCGTGCGCTTCGTCACCGACCACGGCCTGACCGACAAGCGCTCGGTACGCGTGCAGGTGATGAACGGCGTGATCACCTTGACGCTGCAGGACGACGGCCAGGTCACTGTCGACATGGGCGCGCCGGAACTCGAACCCGCCCGCGTGCCGTTCCGCCCCGAAGGCCTGCCGGCCAAGGCCGAAGGCCGCGATACGCTGTACGGACTGGAAGTGAACGGCCGCACCGGGTGGATTTCGGCAGTGTCGATGGGCAACCCCCACGCGGTGCAGGTGGTGGACAACACCGAGGCGTTCCCGGTGCTGCAGGACGGCCCCATCATCGAGCACCACGCGAGCTTCCCCAACCGCGTCAACGCCGGTTTCATGCAGGTGGTGGAGCGCCACACGATCCGCCTGCGCGTGTTCGAGCGCGGGGCTGGCGAGACCCTGGCCTGCGGCACGGGCGCATGCGCGGCGGTCGTCGCCGGCATTCGCCGCGGCCTGCTGGACTCGCCGGTGCTGGTGCACACCCATGGCGGCGACCTGACGATTGCCTGGGACGGCGAAGGCGAGTCGGTACGCATGACCGGCCCTGCCACCACGGTGTTCGAAGGCAGCATTGACCTGGACCGGCTGCCTGCCTGA
- a CDS encoding lipid A biosynthesis lauroyl acyltransferase: protein MSRIFTWLGIGLLTVLGKLPYPLVARFGEGLGSLLYLIPSSRRRVVQTNLRLCFPERTDAEIETLSRQTFRTVFRSFAERGIFWTGSEAQMRRWVRIDDQADLVALDGTPHILVTLHLSGVEAGAIRLTIHLREHVKRSGASLYTRQKNDLFDGFLKHARGRFGAKMIARNDSARDIIRCLRKGEALQLIADMDFGERDSEYIPFFGVEALTLTSVSRLARLTGAKVVPIYTEMLPDYQGYVLRILPAWENYPGDSVTEDTRRMNAFFEDCIRPRVTEYYWVHKRFKHRPGGERENY, encoded by the coding sequence ATGAGCCGTATCTTTACCTGGCTTGGCATCGGCCTCTTGACCGTGCTCGGCAAGCTTCCCTATCCGCTCGTGGCACGCTTCGGCGAGGGCCTGGGCAGCTTGCTCTACCTCATTCCCAGCAGCCGGCGCCGCGTGGTGCAGACCAACCTGCGCCTGTGCTTTCCCGAGCGAACCGACGCCGAGATCGAAACGCTCTCGCGGCAGACCTTTCGCACCGTCTTTCGCAGCTTTGCCGAGCGCGGCATCTTCTGGACCGGCAGCGAGGCGCAGATGCGCCGCTGGGTCCGGATCGACGATCAGGCCGACCTGGTGGCGCTGGACGGCACGCCCCACATCCTCGTCACGCTGCATCTCTCGGGCGTCGAAGCGGGCGCGATCCGCCTCACCATCCACCTGCGCGAGCACGTCAAACGCTCCGGCGCATCGCTCTATACCAGGCAGAAGAACGACCTGTTCGACGGATTCCTCAAGCACGCGCGCGGCCGCTTTGGCGCCAAGATGATTGCGCGCAACGACAGCGCGCGCGACATCATCCGCTGCCTGCGCAAGGGCGAGGCCCTGCAGTTGATCGCCGACATGGACTTTGGCGAGCGCGACTCGGAGTACATCCCGTTCTTTGGCGTGGAGGCACTGACCCTGACCTCGGTATCACGCCTGGCGCGGCTGACCGGGGCCAAGGTTGTGCCGATCTACACCGAGATGCTGCCCGACTACCAAGGCTACGTGCTGCGCATCCTGCCGGCTTGGGAAAACTATCCCGGCGACAGCGTGACCGAGGACACCCGGCGCATGAATGCCTTCTTCGAAGATTGCATCCGCCCCCGCGTGACTGAGTATTACTGGGTGCACAAGCGCTTCAAGCACCGCCCCGGCGGCGAGCGCGAAAACTACTGA
- a CDS encoding lysophospholipid acyltransferase family protein: protein MTFLFWLISRLPLSWLHAIGGALGLLAARLPGRYGTRLRENLRHAYPDASDAMVAQAARSTGRMILEMPYFWSRRHPDARMYSFADRIWPELDKLMAQGRGLIILVPHLGCFEVLPQAFALRHPVTALYKPPHQAWLRDWIVKMRTRPNLAMAPAQPRGVRMLVKALKRGEAIGILPDQVPTGGEGAWAPFFGKPAYTMTLVQRLQQLTGAPIAVIFAERLPRGAGFLGHMQVIKDPLPDDQAEAVAVINAAVEKLVKACPTQYLWGYNRYKHPGGAQLPPAEPPRAPAADASRNPLEVPAPAPASLSNDQR, encoded by the coding sequence ATGACCTTTCTGTTCTGGCTGATTTCCCGCTTGCCGCTCTCCTGGCTGCACGCCATCGGCGGTGCGCTCGGATTGCTGGCGGCACGCCTGCCGGGACGTTATGGCACGCGGCTCAGGGAAAACCTTCGCCATGCCTACCCCGACGCCAGCGACGCGATGGTGGCGCAGGCGGCCCGCTCGACCGGCCGCATGATCCTGGAAATGCCCTATTTCTGGAGCCGGCGCCATCCCGACGCGCGCATGTACAGCTTTGCCGACCGGATCTGGCCGGAACTCGACAAGCTGATGGCACAGGGCCGCGGGCTGATCATCCTGGTGCCGCATCTTGGCTGCTTCGAAGTGCTTCCGCAGGCATTTGCCCTGCGGCATCCGGTCACGGCGCTGTACAAGCCGCCGCACCAGGCGTGGCTGCGCGACTGGATCGTCAAGATGCGCACGCGCCCTAACCTGGCCATGGCGCCGGCGCAGCCGCGCGGCGTGCGCATGCTGGTCAAGGCACTCAAGCGAGGCGAGGCCATCGGCATCCTGCCCGACCAGGTCCCGACCGGCGGCGAAGGCGCCTGGGCGCCGTTCTTTGGCAAGCCGGCTTACACCATGACGCTGGTGCAGCGCCTGCAGCAACTCACGGGCGCGCCCATCGCGGTGATCTTCGCCGAACGCCTGCCGCGTGGCGCCGGCTTCCTCGGCCATATGCAGGTCATCAAGGACCCGCTGCCTGACGACCAGGCTGAAGCCGTCGCGGTGATCAACGCAGCCGTCGAGAAGCTGGTGAAGGCATGCCCGACGCAGTACCTGTGGGGCTACAACCGCTACAAGCACCCAGGCGGCGCGCAGTTGCCGCCCGCGGAGCCACCTCGCGCCCCGGCGGCCGACGCCTCGCGCAACCCCCTGGAGGTGCCCGCGCCGGCACCCGCCTCTCTCTCCAACGACCAACGATGA
- the metK gene encoding methionine adenosyltransferase, producing MANDFLFTSESVSEGHPDKVADQISDAVLDAILAQDKYARVAAETLCNTGLVVLAGEITTTANVDYIQVARDTIKRIGYDNTEYGIDYKGCAVLVAYDKQSPDIAQGVDRASDDYLNQGAGDQGLMFGYACDETPELMPFPIYYSHRLVERQSQLRRDGRLPWLRPDAKSQVTVRYVDGRPHSVDTVVLSTQHSPDITQAQIREAVIEEIIKPVLPAEMLKDTKYLVNPTGRFVIGGPQGDCGLTGRKIIVDTYGGASPHGGGAFSGKDPSKVDRSAAYAARYVAKNVVAAGLARQCQVQVSYAIGVARPINVTVYTEGTGKISDEAIAALVQEHFDLRPKGIVQMLDLLRPIYEKTAAYGHFGREEPEFSWEATDKVALLRAAAGL from the coding sequence GTGGCAAACGACTTCTTGTTCACTTCGGAATCCGTCTCCGAAGGCCATCCGGATAAGGTCGCCGACCAAATTTCCGATGCTGTCCTCGACGCCATCCTGGCTCAGGACAAGTACGCGCGCGTGGCCGCTGAAACGCTGTGCAACACCGGCCTGGTTGTCCTGGCCGGGGAAATCACCACGACCGCCAACGTCGATTACATCCAAGTCGCGCGCGACACCATCAAGCGCATCGGCTACGACAACACCGAATACGGCATCGACTACAAGGGCTGTGCAGTGCTGGTCGCTTACGACAAGCAATCGCCTGACATCGCCCAGGGCGTGGACCGCGCCTCCGACGACTACCTGAACCAGGGCGCCGGCGACCAGGGCCTGATGTTCGGCTACGCTTGCGATGAAACGCCGGAGCTGATGCCTTTCCCGATCTATTATTCGCACCGCCTGGTCGAGCGCCAGTCGCAACTGCGCCGCGATGGCCGCCTGCCCTGGCTGCGTCCCGACGCCAAGTCGCAGGTGACCGTGCGTTACGTCGACGGCCGTCCGCACAGCGTGGATACCGTGGTGCTGTCGACCCAGCACTCGCCGGATATCACCCAGGCGCAGATCCGCGAAGCCGTGATCGAGGAAATCATCAAGCCGGTGCTGCCGGCCGAGATGCTCAAGGACACCAAGTACCTGGTGAACCCGACCGGGCGCTTCGTCATCGGCGGCCCGCAAGGCGATTGCGGCCTGACCGGGCGCAAGATCATCGTCGACACCTACGGCGGCGCTTCGCCCCACGGCGGCGGTGCTTTCTCGGGCAAGGATCCGTCCAAGGTCGACCGCTCGGCAGCCTACGCTGCCCGCTACGTCGCCAAGAACGTGGTCGCCGCCGGCCTGGCGCGCCAGTGCCAGGTGCAGGTCAGCTACGCCATCGGCGTGGCCCGCCCGATCAATGTGACGGTGTACACCGAAGGCACGGGCAAGATCTCCGACGAGGCGATCGCCGCGCTGGTGCAAGAGCACTTCGACCTGCGCCCGAAGGGCATCGTGCAGATGCTCGACCTGCTGCGCCCGATCTACGAAAAGACCGCTGCCTACGGCCACTTCGGCCGCGAAGAGCCGGAATTCTCGTGGGAAGCAACCGACAAGGTCGCGCTGCTGCGCGCTGCAGCCGGCCTGTAA
- a CDS encoding Kdo hydroxylase family protein, with translation MSLDSTLTPSTPATATATAAGAAAPAFNLIRPQPYTEWAPQLDAGTKAGLRRELEQGAVLFFPQLRFQFEPGEERFLDSRWSDGKSKNINLRANDQAVRGATGGEQDLKDLYVLIRRYAEYSEKLVLSLFPEYGPHMVRAGTSLRPSEIAGRPVSWRKDDTRLHVDAFPSNPMLGQRLLRVFHNIDPQAPRVWRVGEPFGDFAKRFVPKTKGMWPGQARVMEMLHITKRRRSEYDHRMLQLHDLAKADLEYQANVPQQEFQFPPGSTWIVFSDQVLHAAMRGRAMMEQTYYLSPKAISDHTHSPEAVLARMLGRPMVVG, from the coding sequence ATGTCACTTGATTCGACCCTTACCCCTTCCACGCCCGCCACTGCCACTGCCACCGCGGCCGGGGCAGCCGCGCCCGCGTTCAACCTGATCCGGCCCCAGCCCTATACGGAGTGGGCGCCGCAACTCGATGCCGGCACCAAGGCGGGGTTGCGCCGCGAGCTGGAGCAGGGCGCCGTGCTGTTCTTCCCCCAACTGCGCTTCCAGTTCGAGCCCGGCGAGGAGCGTTTCCTGGACAGCCGCTGGTCGGACGGCAAGTCAAAGAACATCAACCTGCGCGCCAACGACCAGGCCGTGCGCGGCGCGACGGGCGGCGAGCAGGACCTGAAAGACCTGTACGTGCTGATTCGCCGCTATGCCGAGTACAGCGAGAAGCTGGTGCTCAGCCTGTTCCCGGAATATGGCCCGCATATGGTGCGCGCCGGCACCTCGTTGCGCCCGAGCGAGATCGCCGGGCGGCCGGTGAGCTGGCGCAAGGACGACACGCGGCTGCATGTGGACGCCTTCCCGTCCAACCCGATGCTGGGCCAGCGGCTGCTGCGCGTGTTCCACAACATTGACCCGCAGGCGCCGCGCGTGTGGCGTGTGGGCGAGCCGTTTGGCGATTTCGCCAAGCGTTTCGTGCCGAAGACCAAGGGCATGTGGCCGGGGCAGGCGCGGGTGATGGAGATGCTGCATATCACCAAGCGCCGGCGCTCGGAGTATGACCACCGGATGCTGCAGCTGCACGATCTTGCAAAGGCCGACCTGGAGTACCAGGCCAATGTGCCGCAGCAGGAGTTTCAGTTCCCGCCCGGGTCGACCTGGATTGTATTCAGCGACCAGGTGCTGCATGCCGCCATGCGGGGCCGGGCCATGATGGAGCAGACCTACTACCTGTCGCCGAAGGCGATTTCAGACCATACGCATTCGCCGGAAGCGGTGTTGGCGCGGATGCTGGGGCGCCCGATGGTGGTGGGCTGA
- a CDS encoding coniferyl aldehyde dehydrogenase: MREVPEIASVFDAMRAASRRDQAPAWAVRADRLRRLRKLVTGHMDEISQAISADFGNRPRQETALLEAFPSVAGIDDALRHGKRWMRVRRVRTGLWFKPATSRLMPQPLGVIGIVVPWNYPLYLTVGPLVGALVAGNRAMVKLSEYTPRFAALFARLAQQAFAADEVTVINGDAQVASAFSALPFDHLLFTGSTQVGHHVMRAAAANLTPVTLELGGKSPAIVGPGADLERAVERILVGKLLNAGQTCIAPDYVLLPEALREPFVEAARACAARLYPDLPGHAGNPDYTTIISPRHFARLDGLVSDAARAGARVVPLSQLPSDPERRRLAPVLLLDVSADATVMREEIFGPVLPLVTYHTLEEAIDYINARPRPLALYLFEKDGRTIDHVMAQTVAGGVSINETLLHIAQEDLPFGGVGPSGMGAYHGQAGFETFSKLKPIFRQSGINGAGLLKPPYGKRFETMIKLLMR; the protein is encoded by the coding sequence ATGAGAGAAGTGCCCGAGATTGCATCCGTGTTCGACGCCATGCGCGCCGCCTCACGCCGCGATCAGGCCCCGGCCTGGGCGGTGCGCGCCGACCGGCTGCGGCGCCTGCGCAAGCTGGTGACGGGGCACATGGACGAGATCTCGCAAGCCATCAGCGCCGATTTCGGCAACCGCCCCCGCCAGGAAACCGCGCTGCTCGAGGCCTTTCCCAGCGTGGCCGGGATCGACGATGCACTGCGTCATGGCAAGCGCTGGATGCGGGTGCGGCGGGTTCGCACCGGGCTGTGGTTCAAGCCCGCCACATCGAGGCTGATGCCGCAGCCGCTGGGCGTGATCGGCATCGTGGTGCCGTGGAACTACCCGCTCTATCTGACCGTGGGCCCGCTGGTGGGCGCGCTGGTCGCGGGCAACCGCGCCATGGTCAAACTCTCCGAGTACACGCCGCGCTTTGCCGCGCTGTTCGCGCGCCTGGCGCAACAGGCTTTCGCCGCCGACGAGGTCACGGTGATCAATGGCGACGCGCAAGTGGCGAGCGCTTTTTCCGCCCTGCCCTTCGACCACCTGCTGTTTACCGGCTCAACCCAGGTCGGCCACCATGTGATGCGTGCGGCGGCCGCCAATCTCACGCCGGTCACGCTGGAACTGGGCGGCAAATCGCCGGCCATTGTCGGTCCCGGCGCCGACCTGGAGCGCGCCGTCGAACGCATCCTGGTGGGCAAGCTGCTCAACGCCGGCCAGACCTGCATCGCGCCGGACTATGTGCTGCTGCCCGAGGCCCTGCGCGAGCCCTTCGTCGAAGCCGCGCGCGCCTGCGCCGCCCGCCTCTATCCGGACCTGCCGGGCCATGCGGGCAACCCCGACTACACCACCATCATCAGCCCGAGGCACTTCGCGCGGCTGGACGGCCTGGTGAGCGATGCCGCGCGCGCCGGGGCGCGCGTGGTGCCGCTGTCACAGCTGCCATCGGACCCCGAGCGCCGCCGCCTCGCGCCGGTGCTGTTGCTGGATGTCTCCGCCGACGCCACTGTGATGCGCGAGGAAATCTTCGGGCCGGTGCTGCCGCTGGTGACCTACCACACGCTGGAAGAGGCCATTGACTACATCAACGCCCGCCCACGCCCGCTGGCGCTCTACCTGTTCGAGAAGGACGGCCGCACGATCGACCACGTCATGGCGCAAACCGTGGCGGGCGGCGTCAGCATCAACGAAACGCTGCTGCATATCGCCCAGGAAGACCTCCCCTTCGGCGGCGTGGGGCCCAGCGGCATGGGTGCATATCACGGCCAGGCTGGCTTTGAGACCTTCTCCAAGCTCAAGCCGATCTTCCGCCAATCCGGCATCAATGGCGCCGGGCTGCTGAAGCCACCCTATGGCAAGCGCTTTGAAACGATGATCAAGCTGTTGATGCGCTGA
- a CDS encoding GMC family oxidoreductase has protein sequence METTFDYLVVGGGSAGCALAGRLADSGSDSVAVLETGGHDHHVLVSTPAGCAAMLPRAGSHNYGYRTVPQPGLNGRRGYQPRGRGLGGSSSLNAMIYTRGTPADYDRWASAGCDGWAWDDVLPYFRRAECNERVAGRDDDPWHGGSGPLHVSDLRTPNPFGQRFIEAAQQAGYRRNDDFNGVDQEGAGWYQVTQHGGERWNAARAYLHRGDAADHASNGGRENLAVMTGTQVLRIAFEGRHAVGVVVRLDGRETLLRARREVIVSAGAFGSPQLLMVSGVGPASHLRELGIPVVHDLPGVGANLQDHLDIIVHKRVAASELFGVSVGGAFRLLAEILRYRRERTGMLTSNFAEAGAFLKSHAGLDEPDLQLHFVVGMADDHMRRIRLGHGYSCHVCVLRPKSRGEVRLASPDIREAPMIDPCFLSDPRDLDGLVAGVRIVRRILAQPQLAAFGGKELYSAHLPADGGDDSAIRAMIRAHADTIYHPVGTCRMGMDEYAVVDPQLRVRGVEGLRVVDASIMPTLIGGNTNAPAIMIGERAHDLIRHGPRVVLRMAEVLAV, from the coding sequence ATGGAAACCACCTTTGACTATCTCGTCGTTGGCGGCGGTTCGGCGGGGTGTGCCCTGGCCGGGCGGCTGGCCGACAGCGGCAGCGACAGCGTGGCGGTGCTCGAGACCGGCGGCCACGATCACCATGTGCTGGTGTCGACGCCGGCGGGCTGCGCGGCCATGCTGCCGCGTGCCGGCAGCCATAATTACGGCTACCGCACCGTGCCGCAGCCGGGGCTGAACGGGCGTCGTGGCTACCAGCCCCGCGGGCGCGGCCTGGGGGGCAGTTCCTCGCTCAATGCCATGATCTACACGCGGGGCACGCCGGCTGACTACGACCGCTGGGCTTCGGCTGGCTGCGACGGCTGGGCCTGGGACGATGTGCTGCCCTATTTCCGCCGGGCCGAGTGCAATGAGCGCGTGGCCGGGCGCGATGACGATCCCTGGCACGGCGGCAGCGGCCCGCTCCATGTGTCGGACCTGCGCACGCCCAATCCCTTTGGCCAGCGCTTTATCGAGGCGGCCCAGCAGGCCGGCTATCGCCGCAACGATGACTTCAACGGCGTGGACCAGGAGGGCGCTGGCTGGTACCAGGTGACCCAGCATGGCGGCGAGCGCTGGAACGCCGCGCGCGCCTACCTGCACCGCGGCGACGCCGCCGACCACGCCAGCAATGGCGGGCGCGAAAACCTGGCTGTGATGACGGGCACGCAGGTGCTGCGCATCGCGTTCGAGGGCCGCCACGCGGTGGGGGTGGTGGTGCGGCTGGATGGCCGCGAGACCCTGTTGCGGGCACGCCGCGAGGTGATCGTGTCGGCCGGCGCGTTCGGCTCGCCGCAACTGCTGATGGTGTCGGGCGTCGGCCCTGCCTCGCATCTGCGCGAGCTAGGTATTCCCGTGGTGCACGATCTGCCGGGCGTTGGCGCCAACCTGCAGGACCACCTCGACATCATCGTGCACAAGCGGGTGGCGGCGTCCGAGCTGTTCGGCGTCTCGGTGGGCGGCGCGTTTCGCCTGCTGGCCGAGATACTGCGCTATCGGCGCGAGCGCACCGGCATGCTGACTTCCAACTTTGCCGAGGCAGGCGCCTTCCTGAAGAGCCACGCCGGGCTGGACGAGCCGGACCTGCAGTTGCACTTCGTGGTCGGCATGGCCGACGACCATATGCGCCGCATCCGCCTGGGCCATGGCTATTCGTGCCACGTTTGCGTGCTGCGCCCGAAAAGCCGGGGCGAGGTACGGCTGGCTTCACCCGATATCCGCGAGGCGCCGATGATCGACCCGTGCTTCCTGTCGGACCCGCGGGATCTCGACGGCCTGGTGGCCGGCGTGCGGATCGTGCGCAGAATCCTGGCCCAGCCGCAACTGGCGGCGTTCGGCGGCAAGGAGCTGTATTCGGCGCACTTGCCGGCCGATGGCGGCGACGACAGCGCGATCCGCGCGATGATCCGCGCCCACGCGGATACCATCTACCATCCCGTCGGGACGTGCCGCATGGGCATGGACGAATACGCGGTGGTCGATCCGCAACTGCGCGTGCGGGGCGTGGAAGGCTTGCGCGTGGTGGACGCATCGATCATGCCAACGCTGATTGGCGGCAACACCAATGCGCCGGCCATCATGATCGGCGAGCGCGCGCATGACCTGATCCGGCACGGCCCGCGCGTGGTGTTGCGCATGGCGGAGGTCTTGGCCGTGTGA